In Candidatus Omnitrophota bacterium, the sequence TCAGCGGAGGGCTTAAGGCAGTTTTAAGAGCTTCCTGAACAGCCTCGGTCCTTTTAGACTTTTGCTCCGAGCTTTCCCGGGGCATCTTATAGGCCTGCATAACTTTTCCGAAAGCCGTTACGTCCTCATCGATTAATACAATCAACCTGGATCTTATATCTAAAACCGGCTCTGTTAATCCCTCACTAAAATGCGCCACCATGCTCATAAGGCTAACCCCTAAGGCCCCTACCAGGGCAGATACACTCCCGCCTCCGGGTGTAGACTTTTTACCGGCTAAATCATCTAAATATTCTTTTAACACATCTCCATACATTTTAAACTCCCTTCCATTCCATTACCTCCACGTTCCGAAAGACGAGGGACGAAGGATAATAAGCTATGAGCTTTTTAGCACATAGCCCACAGCTCACAGCCCATTGCCCATTGGTGTTTTTTCTCAGAACAGTCCCACTGTTTTCCCGCTCTTATCAATATCCACCTCTGTCCCCGCCGGGACAGAGGGTAGGCCGGGCATAGTTCTCATTTTACCGCAAAGAGGATATAAAAATCCTGCCCCTACCGAGACATTGATATCGCGAATCGGAAGTGTAAAACCAATGGGCCTGCCCTTTAACTTGGGATTATGAGAGAGAGAAAGATGGGTTTTGGCCATACAAACAGGCAATTTATCATAACCTCTTTTAGTATATAACAATATTTTTTTCTCGGCCAAAGACGAATATTTGACTTTCTTAGCGCCATATATATCTACAGCTATCTTTTCGATCTTCTTCTTTATCGGCATATCTAACGGATAAAGATATCTGAAACTGCTTTTTTTACCGCAGGCCTTGATCACTGCCCGGGCTAAGACCTTTCCGCCATTTGCGCCCCGGGCCCAGAGCTCACTTACTACCGCGTCTTCAGCACCGCTATCCAATGCCCTCTTACGAACTACCTCTATTTCCCCATCCGTATCCTGTTTGAATTTATTGATCGCCACAACTATCGGAATACCAAAAATCCGTAAATTTTCTATCTGTTTTTCTAAATTTAAACATCCCCTTTCTACCGCATCTATATTTTCCTTTAGCAAGCCAAGGTCAAAAGGCTTTCCGGCAGCTATTTTAAAATCTCCGCTATGCATCTTCAGCGCCCGAATAGAAGCTACAATAACCGCGCAACTCGGCTTAAGTTTAGAATAACGACATTTAATATTAAAAAATTTCTCTGCCCCGCAATCCGCGCCAAATCCACTTTCAGTAACTACATAATCGGTTAATTTCATACCGATCTTGTCCGCTATTATTGAAGAATTCCCATGGGCAATATTGGCAAATGGGCCGGTATGAACCAGACAGGGAGTATTTTCCAGCGTTTGTATCAGGGTAGGCTTAATCGCGTCCTTTAAAAGGACCGTCATTGCCCCGGCTGCTTTCAAGTCATCAGCAGTTATCGGCTCACCATCATAAGTAGACGCCACGGTAATCTTTCCCAGACGCCTGCGCAAATCGAAAAGATCCGTAGTAAGGGCCAATATCGCCATTACCTCGCTGGTTGCGGTAATATCAAAACCGCTTTTTCGGGGAAATCCGTTATTTTTACCGCCCCGGCCAATAATGATATTACGTAAAAACCTGTCGTTAATATCTATCACTCTTTTCCAGGTAATTGTCAAAGGATCTATGTTTAATTTATTCCCTTTTAATATAGAGTTATCCAAAAAAGCGGCCAGGAGATTATGGGCCAGCCCCACAGCATGTGTATCGCCGGTAAAATGTAAATTAAAATCTTCCATTGGCACTACCTGGGAATATCCTCCTCCGGCTGCTCCGCCTTTAATTCCAAACACCGGACCCAATGAAGGCTGACGGATAACAGCTATAGCCGGCTTGCCTATTTTATTAAGCGCCATTGACAGGCCGATAGTAGTCACTGTCTTACCTTCTCCCAAAGGGGTCGGGGTAATGGCTGTAATGTCGACATATTTACCGTCCGGTCTGTTTGCCGGTCTCTTCAATATTCCAAGCGACACCTTGGCTTTATATTTGCCGTATAACTGCAATTCTTTTTCTTTAACGCCTATTTTCCCGGCTATTTGAGCAATCGGCCTCAACTTTGCGATTTGAGCGATCTTTAAGTCACTGAGTATTTTTTTCACCAACTTTTCCTCTTTTACATTTTTATTAAAGCAAGCGCTTCCGAACGCGTCTTTTCATTTGTCCTGAATATCCCCCTTACCGCGCTGGTAACAGTAACACTGCCCGGTTTCTTCACTCCCCTCATGGTCATACAAAGATGCTCTGCTTCAATTACCACCAGCACTCCCTGGGGCTTTAATTTTTTCATAATAACATCGGCTATTTGGGTAGTAAGCCTTTCCTGAACCTGAAGCCGCTTGGCCAATATATCTACAACCCGGGCAAGCTTACTAAGTCCTGTTACCCTGTTACCTTTGGGAATATATGCTACATGTGTCTTGCCAATAAACGGAAGAAGGTGATGTTCACAAACAGAATAGAGAGGGATATTTTTCAAAAGGACTATTTCATCGTGGCCCTCTGCTAAAAGAACTTCCAGCTCCCTGCCGGGGTCTTTATTTATCCCGCTTAAGACCTCTTCGTACATTTCAGCGACCCTCTTGGGCGTCCCTAAAAGATCCGGCCTTTGGGAGTTTTCACCCACTGCTTTAAGTATCGCTTTAACCGCCTGCTCTATCTTTTTTTTATCCATTTTATTTCCCAATGCAAAACTGTGAAAAAACCTGTTCTAATAGATCCTCGGACGTTGTCTCGCCGGACACTGTTCCCAGGCTGTCCATTGCGTCTTTTAAATCAAATGCTATAATTTCCGGCAATGCATCCTGCTTTAAGCCATCCTGAACTTTAATCATAAATTCTAATGTTTTGACTAATGCGTCTTTATGCCTGAGGTTGCTGACCAACGGCTCATTATCATTCAAAGTCGGCTTGCCCCGGAAAACCATTTCTAAAATAGCTTCTTCCAACAACTCCAGACCTGTTTTTCGGGTAG encodes:
- a CDS encoding cyclodeaminase/cyclohydrolase family protein — encoded protein: MYGDVLKEYLDDLAGKKSTPGGGSVSALVGALGVSLMSMVAHFSEGLTEPVLDIRSRLIVLIDEDVTAFGKVMQAYKMPRESSEQKSKRTEAVQEALKTALSPPLNVCLLCYEAIKICKSSLATANINLISDVGVSAVLLEGAFYSAYLNVKINLKYLKDQKIIGEVNQTLKPLAKEIVNYRQVIYQEVSKRMDEKK
- a CDS encoding formate--tetrahydrofolate ligase, which codes for MKKILSDLKIAQIAKLRPIAQIAGKIGVKEKELQLYGKYKAKVSLGILKRPANRPDGKYVDITAITPTPLGEGKTVTTIGLSMALNKIGKPAIAVIRQPSLGPVFGIKGGAAGGGYSQVVPMEDFNLHFTGDTHAVGLAHNLLAAFLDNSILKGNKLNIDPLTITWKRVIDINDRFLRNIIIGRGGKNNGFPRKSGFDITATSEVMAILALTTDLFDLRRRLGKITVASTYDGEPITADDLKAAGAMTVLLKDAIKPTLIQTLENTPCLVHTGPFANIAHGNSSIIADKIGMKLTDYVVTESGFGADCGAEKFFNIKCRYSKLKPSCAVIVASIRALKMHSGDFKIAAGKPFDLGLLKENIDAVERGCLNLEKQIENLRIFGIPIVVAINKFKQDTDGEIEVVRKRALDSGAEDAVVSELWARGANGGKVLARAVIKACGKKSSFRYLYPLDMPIKKKIEKIAVDIYGAKKVKYSSLAEKKILLYTKRGYDKLPVCMAKTHLSLSHNPKLKGRPIGFTLPIRDINVSVGAGFLYPLCGKMRTMPGLPSVPAGTEVDIDKSGKTVGLF
- the folE gene encoding GTP cyclohydrolase I FolE, translated to MDKKKIEQAVKAILKAVGENSQRPDLLGTPKRVAEMYEEVLSGINKDPGRELEVLLAEGHDEIVLLKNIPLYSVCEHHLLPFIGKTHVAYIPKGNRVTGLSKLARVVDILAKRLQVQERLTTQIADVIMKKLKPQGVLVVIEAEHLCMTMRGVKKPGSVTVTSAVRGIFRTNEKTRSEALALIKM